Genomic segment of Cronobacter dublinensis subsp. dublinensis LMG 23823:
GAGTATGGGCAGATGCTCAGACGCGACCTGGCGCAGCACGGCGTGGATATCTCGCATTTGCCTGTCAAACCGGGCGTGACGGCCCAGACGCAGGTAGAGCTTCGCAACAATGACCGCATTCTTGGCGACTATACCGAAGGCGTAATGGCAGACTTCACGGTGAGTGAAGACGATCTTCGCTGGCTGTCTGGCTTCGATATCATTCACTCCGCCATCTGGGGCCATGCCGACACGGCGTTTCCGGCCCTGAAGGCGGCCGGGAAAACGCTCTCGTTTGATTTCGCGGATAAATGGGAAAGCCCGCTGTGGCGCACGCTGCCGGAACATCTCGATTACGTGTTCGCCTCTGCGCACGAAGAGACGCCCTGGCTGCGGGACCGCCTGCAAACGGTGGTGGAGTGCGGCGCTGGTGTCGCTATCGCCACGCTCGGCGAGCACGGCAGCCTGGCGTGGGACGGCGCCCAGTTCTGGCGGATGCCGCCGGAGCCGGTCGAGGTCGTCGATACCATGGGGGCCGGGGACGCGTACATCGCCGGTTTCCTCTGCGCTGTCGCGGTGGGGCTGCCGCTGGTTGATGCGATGAAACAGGGCACCCGATGCGCCGCGCAGACGATCGGTTATCACGGTGCCTGGTAAGGGCAACGTTGGCGTGACGTCGCTCACGCCAACGTCCTGTCACTCCCCGATAAAGACTCTTATAATCATCCCCACGTTTTCTCCAATTTCAGGGTCGATTCATGCCAGCTACGGAGCGCTACTCCCATCAACTCCTTTATGCCACCGTGCGCCAGCGCCTGCTTGATGACATTGAGCACGGCGTCTACCAGGCCGGTCAGCAGATCCCGACGGAAAGCGAGTTGTGCGCGCTCTACGACGTCAGCCGCATCACCATTCGCAAAGCCATCAGCGATCTGGTGAAAGATGGCGTGCTGATCCGCTGGCAGGGAAAAGGCACGTTTGTCCAAAGCAAGAAAGTGGAAAACGCCTTGCTGACGGTAAGCGGCTTTACCGATTTCGGCGTCTCGCAGGGCAAGCCGACCAAAGAAGAAGTGATTGAGCAGGCGCGCGTCAGCGCCGATCCGTTTTGCGAGCGGCTCAATATTCCGGGCGGCAGCGAGATGTTCCTGCTGCGCCGGGTGATGTATCTCGACGGCGAGCCGCTGTTTATCGACGGCTCCTGGATCCCGCTTGCCCGCTATTCGCGCTTTGACGAAATCTATACCGCGGGCGCCTCAACCTATCAGCTGTTTCAGGAACGCTTCGACACGCAGGTGGTGAGCGATAAAAAAACTATCGATATTTTCACCGCCACCAAATCCGAGGCGCAGTGGCTGAAATGCGAGCTGGGCGAGCCGCTGTTTCGCATCAGCAAAATCGCCTTCGACCAGCACCAGCGCCCCGTGCACTATTCCGAATTGTTCTGCCGCGCTAACCGCGTCACCCTGACCATCGACAACCAGCGGCGCTGACACACAGCGCCCGCGCCGGGCTTACGCTCGCCGCAAGTCCGTTTGCCGACATTGACTCCGCTCCCTGAAAACCGCATATATCCTCCCGGCATGAATCATCGTTAACGATATTCATATCAATAATTTAGGACATATCATCAATAGGGATGCACAATGAAAAATCTGATTAAACTCGCCATGCTGGCTGCCGCGCTTTCATCACTGACCGCCTGCACCGGCCATATCGAAAATAAAAACAAAACCTGCAGCTACGACTACCTGCTCCATCCGGCCATTTCGATTTCCAAAATGATTGGCGGCTGCGGCCCGGCGGCTGACCAGTAAGAGTCGGCCTGAAAAAGCAAAAACCCCTCGTGCGAGGGGTTTAGCGGCAACAATAAAAAACCGGGATTACCCCGGTTTCTCTTTGCGTGACCTTACGGCTGGGCTACAAAGCCGATAGCTTCGTATACCTTTTTCAGCGTTTCGCCTGCGTGCGCACGGGCTTTTTCGGCCCCTTCTTTCATCACGCTTTGCAGGAAGGCTTCGTCATTGCGGTAGCGGTGATAGCGCTCCTGAAGCTCGGTCAGCATGCCGGACACGGCATCCGCCACTTCGCCTTTCAGATGACCATACATTTTGCCTTCGAAATGCTGCTCCAGCTCCGGAATGCTCTTACCGTTCACGGCCGAGAGAATATCCAGCAGGTTAGAGACGCCCGCTTTGTTCGCCACGTCGTAGCGCACTACCGGCGGCTCGTCGGAGTCGGTGACCGCGCGTTTGATTTTCTTCACGACCGATTTCGGGTCTTCCAGCAGGCCGATGACGTTATTGCGGTTGTCATCGGACTTGGACATTTTTTTGGTCGGCTCCAGCAGCGACATGACGCGTGCGCCCGATTTCGGGATGAACGGCTCCGGCACGCGGAAGATGTCGCCATAGATAGCGTTGAAGCGCTGCGCGATGTCGCGGCTCAGCTCCAGATGCTGTTTCTGATCTTCGCCCACCGGCACCAGGTTGGTCTGGTAGAGCAGGATATCCGCCGCCATCAGCACCGGATAATCAAACAGGCCAGCGTTGATGTTTTCCGCGTAGCGCGCGGATTTATCTTTGAACTGCGTCATACGGCTCAGCTCGCCGAAGTAGGTGTAGCAGTTCAGCGCCCAGCCCAGCTGCGCGTGCTCCGGCACGTGGGACTGAACAAAAATGGTGCTCTTTTTCGGATCGATGCCGCAGGCGAGATAGAGCGCCAGCGTATCCAGCGTGGCTTTACGAAGCGCGGCCGGGTCCTGACGCACAGTGATGGCATGCTGATCCACGATGCAGTAGATGCAGTGGTAGTCGTCCTGCATGTTAACCCACTGACGCAGCGCACCCATGTAGTTACCGATGGTCAGTTCTCCGGATGGCTGTGCGCCACTAAAAACGATGGGCTTACTCATTTTTCAATTCCTGATTTTCACTGTGGGGTAGCCCGAACGCGGGCAGTAGGTCGCGGAAATGGTCAAAGACGAGATCCGGGTTGCTTAACGTTATCGCTTCGCCGTAGTTATAGCCATAGCTCAGGCCGACGCTTGCACAACCGGCGGCCTGCGCCGCCTGAATATCATTGCGTGAATCGCCCACAAAGAGCAACTCCTGCGCCGACACCTGCAACGCTTCCATGACTTTCAGCAGCGGTTCCGGGTGCGGTTTTTTATGCTGCACGTCGTCGCCGCCGATAATAATGCTGAAATACTCCGCGATGCCGAGCGATTCCAGCATCGGCGCCACAAACGGCGTCGGCTTATTAGTCACCAGACCAAGCGCGATACCATGACGGCGCAGCGCGCCGAGCGTCTCGTACACGTCCGGGAATAACACGCTGCCTGCTTCCACGGCCTCGCCATAATAGCGGTCAAACAGCCGACGCATCATGCGGGCCTGTTCGTCTTCGGGAATGGCGTCCGTTTGCGCAGGTTTGCCCGCTGCGGCGCGCAGCGCGGCTTTCTCCTGACGCGCCCAGGTGAGCGCGCGCTCCACCAGCACGTCAGCGCCGTTGCCAATCCAGGTGATGACGCGCGCGTCGCCTGCAGTCGGGAGCTCCAGCGCATAGAGCGCGTTATCCACGGCGTACGTCAGGCCTGGCGCGCTGTCCACCAGCGTGCCGTCGAGGTCAAAAGCGACCGCGCGAATCGATTGCAGCTTATCCATGAGAAACCTTCGCCAGCTCGCTACGCATATCGTTGATGACTTTCTGGTAATCCGGCTCGTTGAAAATGGCGGAGCCCGCGACGAACATATCCGCGCCCGCCGCGGCGATAGCGCCGATATTGCTGACCTTCACGCCGCCATCCACTTCCAGACGGATATCACGCCCGGAGGCGTCGATGCGCTGGCGTACTTCTTTGAGCTTTTCCAGCGTCTGCGGGATAAACGACTGACCGCCGAAGCCGGGGTTCACCGACATCAGCAGAATAACGTCCAGTTTATCCATTACGTAATCGAGATAGCTCAGCGGCGTCGCCGGGTTAAAAACCAGGCCTGCTTTGCAGCCGTGCTCTTTGATGAGTTGCAGCGAGCGGTCGATGTGTTCGGAGGCTTCCGGATGGAACGTAATGATGCTGGCGCCCGCATCGGCGAAATCCGGGATCAGGCGATCGACCGGTTTCACCATCAGATGTACGTCAATCGGCGCCGTGATGCCGTAATCACGCAGCGCCTTCAGCACCATCGGCCCGATGGTGAGGTTGGGCACATAGTGGTTATCCATAACATCGAAATGGACGACGTCGGCACCGGCGGCCAGCACCCGGGCGGTGTCTTCACCCAGCCGGGCAAAATCGGCCGACAGAATCGAGGGGGCAATCAAATACTGTTTCATCCGCTTCTCCATTAAGTCTTGTGTGTATGGCGGACGGAACCGGCTCAGGCTTCGTAAAGCGCCAGCAGTTCGTCCACCTTTCTGCGCGTGCCGCCATTGCTGCTGATGCTACGTCGAACCCGCACCTTGTGCAGCTTCGCCTGCTGATACCACTGGCGGGTCAGCTCGGTGTCGTGATTGGAGATCAGCACCGGGATGCGCTGGCTTTGCAGGTCTTCCGCGAGCTGCGCCAGGTGCCGCTGCTGTTCCAGATTAAAGCTGTTTGTATGATACGCCGTAAAGTTTGCGGTGGCGGAGAGCGGCGCGTAAGGCGGATCGCAATAAACGACCGCGCTGTTCTCCTGCTGCGCCCGCGCCATGCTGGCGTCATAGGATTCGCAGATAAACAGCGCGCTCTGGGCGCGCTCGGCAAAGTGGTACAGCTCCGTCTCCGGGAAATAAGGCTTTTTGTACCGGCCAAACGGCACGTTGAACTCGCCGCGCAGGTTATAGCGGCACAGGCCGTTATAACCGTGGCGGTTGAGATACAAAAAGAGCAGCGCGCGGCGGAACTCGTCCCGGCTCTGGTTAAACTCTTCGCGCAGCTGATAGTACACCTCAGCCTGATTATGCTCGGCGGTAAACAGCAGACGCGCCTCGCTGACATAATCGTCCGTTTTATCTTTAACCGTGGTGTAAAGGCTTATCAGATCGCTGTTG
This window contains:
- the trpS gene encoding tryptophan--tRNA ligase; the protein is MSKPIVFSGAQPSGELTIGNYMGALRQWVNMQDDYHCIYCIVDQHAITVRQDPAALRKATLDTLALYLACGIDPKKSTIFVQSHVPEHAQLGWALNCYTYFGELSRMTQFKDKSARYAENINAGLFDYPVLMAADILLYQTNLVPVGEDQKQHLELSRDIAQRFNAIYGDIFRVPEPFIPKSGARVMSLLEPTKKMSKSDDNRNNVIGLLEDPKSVVKKIKRAVTDSDEPPVVRYDVANKAGVSNLLDILSAVNGKSIPELEQHFEGKMYGHLKGEVADAVSGMLTELQERYHRYRNDEAFLQSVMKEGAEKARAHAGETLKKVYEAIGFVAQP
- the rpe gene encoding ribulose-phosphate 3-epimerase, with product MKQYLIAPSILSADFARLGEDTARVLAAGADVVHFDVMDNHYVPNLTIGPMVLKALRDYGITAPIDVHLMVKPVDRLIPDFADAGASIITFHPEASEHIDRSLQLIKEHGCKAGLVFNPATPLSYLDYVMDKLDVILLMSVNPGFGGQSFIPQTLEKLKEVRQRIDASGRDIRLEVDGGVKVSNIGAIAAAGADMFVAGSAIFNEPDYQKVINDMRSELAKVSHG
- a CDS encoding YhfL family protein, translating into MKNLIKLAMLAAALSSLTACTGHIENKNKTCSYDYLLHPAISISKMIGGCGPAADQ
- the frlD gene encoding fructoselysine 6-kinase, with product MKKLATVGDNCVDIYPQLGKAYSGGNAVNVAVYSTRYGMQPACVSWVGDDEYGQMLRRDLAQHGVDISHLPVKPGVTAQTQVELRNNDRILGDYTEGVMADFTVSEDDLRWLSGFDIIHSAIWGHADTAFPALKAAGKTLSFDFADKWESPLWRTLPEHLDYVFASAHEETPWLRDRLQTVVECGAGVAIATLGEHGSLAWDGAQFWRMPPEPVEVVDTMGAGDAYIAGFLCAVAVGLPLVDAMKQGTRCAAQTIGYHGAW
- the gph gene encoding phosphoglycolate phosphatase, translated to MDKLQSIRAVAFDLDGTLVDSAPGLTYAVDNALYALELPTAGDARVITWIGNGADVLVERALTWARQEKAALRAAAGKPAQTDAIPEDEQARMMRRLFDRYYGEAVEAGSVLFPDVYETLGALRRHGIALGLVTNKPTPFVAPMLESLGIAEYFSIIIGGDDVQHKKPHPEPLLKVMEALQVSAQELLFVGDSRNDIQAAQAAGCASVGLSYGYNYGEAITLSNPDLVFDHFRDLLPAFGLPHSENQELKNE
- a CDS encoding GntR family transcriptional regulator, which encodes MPATERYSHQLLYATVRQRLLDDIEHGVYQAGQQIPTESELCALYDVSRITIRKAISDLVKDGVLIRWQGKGTFVQSKKVENALLTVSGFTDFGVSQGKPTKEEVIEQARVSADPFCERLNIPGGSEMFLLRRVMYLDGEPLFIDGSWIPLARYSRFDEIYTAGASTYQLFQERFDTQVVSDKKTIDIFTATKSEAQWLKCELGEPLFRISKIAFDQHQRPVHYSELFCRANRVTLTIDNQRR
- the dam gene encoding adenine-specific DNA-methyltransferase → MKKYRAFLKWAGGKYPLLDDIKRHLPEGECLIEPFVGAGSVFLNTDYSRYVLSDINSDLISLYTTVKDKTDDYVSEARLLFTAEHNQAEVYYQLREEFNQSRDEFRRALLFLYLNRHGYNGLCRYNLRGEFNVPFGRYKKPYFPETELYHFAERAQSALFICESYDASMARAQQENSAVVYCDPPYAPLSATANFTAYHTNSFNLEQQRHLAQLAEDLQSQRIPVLISNHDTELTRQWYQQAKLHKVRVRRSISSNGGTRRKVDELLALYEA